The Archangium primigenium genomic interval CGACTGGAGAGGTGCCATGAGGCGTGTTCTTGGCGTGCTGGCGTGGGTGATGTGGGGCGGACTGGCGTGCACCGTGCCGGAGTTGGCGTCGCTGGGGTCCTTCCCGTGTGACAGCACGAGCGCATGTGCCCCGGGCTACGTCTGTGTCTCGGGCCAGTGCGTGCCCCCGGGCGCTGAGCCCGAGCCGGGGACGCCTCCCGGGCCGGGGCCGCAGCCGGAGCCCGATGCGGGAACCGGGCCGCAGCCGGAGCCCGACGCGGGAACCGAGCCACAGCCGGATGCGGGACCCGGGCCTCAACCCGAGCCCGGGGAAGAGTCACCCCCCACGCTCGCGGTCAGCGTGCCCAGCCCGCCGAGCAACCCGCCCGCGTCGGGCCGGACGACGTACACGGAGCTGGGGTCGGACGGCCGGGCGCTGTCCCCGGCGTGGAAGCGGGATCAGCAGGTGGTCGTGGAGGCGCGCACGAGCGCGTCCGCGCCGGTCGTGTTCGAGCTGAAGGGCACGGACGGGCGGTCGGTGACGGTGGACGGCGTGCCCTACACGTCGGGCTGCGCGGCGCGCCAGTGCGTCCGGGCGACGCTGCCGCTGTGGAAGCCGCGGATGGATGCCGCGCGAGGCTCGCTCACGCTCGTGGTGACGGCGCGCACCGCGACGGGCGTGCCCACCGTGTTCGAGCAGGCCCTGCCGGTGACGCGCTGGAAGTGGGCCTATTCCGTCTTCGACGGCTCGTCGGGCAGTGGCTCCAACCGCCTGGACGACTCACCCGGCATCGGCGCGAACGGCACGGTGTACGTCACCACCTATTACACCCAGGTCGTGGCGGTGAGCCCCTCGGGCCGCGCGCTGTGGAACTCGCCGCTGCAGGGGGAGGGGGCGCCCATCCCGAGCGTCCAGGCGGATGGCCGCGAGCTGCTGTACGTGCGCAGCTACGCGGAGCTCAACGGGAACAGCGGCCACCAGCTCTACGTCTACGATCTGGCGAGCCGGAGCCTCGTGGGCCAATGCCCGTCGCGGCTCAACAACGGACTCTGGTTCGACAGCACGGTGCTCGGCACCTCGAATGGCGTGGAGAACGCCTTCGCGGTGACGTACGGCAGCACCGGCGCGATTCTCGCGTTGGGCTCGGGCTCGTCGAGCCGTCCGAGCGCGTGCGCCTTCGTGCAGCGGGACGTCAAGTCCTCGGAGCGGGGCAACCTGGCGTACCGCGACAACGCCCTCTTCTTCTCCGGTCCGAGCGCCCGGGTGATGAGCTTCGAGACCCACTCCTTCTATCCCCGCGCGGGCTGGCCCGTCATGTCCGCGAGCGCCTCGGGGGCCAACGGCCTGGCCTTTCACGGGGACGTGCTCGTCATGGGCGAGGGGGACGCCTCGAGCACCTCCAGCACGGGCGGCATCAGCACCACGTCCACGACGAGCCCGCAGACCGCGGTGATGCGCTACGCGGGCGGCGCCGTCTCCATGCCGAGCGTGGGCGCGGGCGGCGTGCTGTTCGGCGTGGACGCGCGCGAGGGCCGGCTGGTGCGCATGCCCACGGGTGGTGGCTCGGCCACGGTCTCCAAGGAGCGGGGACTGGGCAACGACCTGGCGCCCACGCTGGGGCAGGGCGGGCTCGTCTACGCCATGCAGTCGGGCGTCGTGGGCGTCTGGTCGGCCGCGGACCTGTCGCTCCAGTGGCTCTGGTCCTGGCGGGGCTCCCGGCTCACGGACACCGCGCCGCCGGTGCTCGACTGCACGCGGGATGAGCAGGGCGTGCCCATCGCCGGCCGCCCCGGCGTGCTCTACGCCTCCCTGTTCAACGAGCTGCACGCGCTCGTGGTGGACAGCGCCGGCCTGGACGCGGATGCACCGTGGCCCAAGCAGCAGCATGACCAGCGCAACACCGGCAACGCCTCCACGCCCGTGCTGCGCTGTCCGTGACGCGGAGCGGGGCGCCCCCGGGGCTCACGGCTTCGGGGGGCGCGGCTTGGACGGGAGCGGTTGGGAGCGCGGCGTGCGGGGGCCGAGCGCGCGCAGGGAGGCCTGCTTGAGCCGTTTCCGGGCCGCGGGCGCGGACAGCCCCGTGTAGTGCATGGCCAGTGCGAGCTTCACTTCATGGCCGGCCGCCTCGAGCAGCCGCTGGGCGGCCTCGGGCGCCAGGTCCGTCAGCTCCACGACCATGCGCGCCGCGCGCGCGCGCAGCTTCTGGTTGCTCGTGCGCACGTCCACCATGCGCCCCCGGTAGACCTTGCCCAGGGCGATGAAGGCCGTGGTGGTGAGGGCGTTGAGGATGAGCTTCGTCGCCGTGCCCGCCTTGAGCCGCGTGCTGCCCGCCACGAGCTCTGGTCCCGTCGAGGCCCGCAGCAGGTGATCCACGGCCACGTCCGGGCCCGGCGCGTTGCAGCACACGAGCACGGTGCGCGCGCCTCGGGCCCGCGCGGCCTCCAGGGCACCCTTCACGAAGGGCGTCCTGGC includes:
- the murQ gene encoding N-acetylmuramic acid 6-phosphate etherase, which produces MGSREGRSRPVSNALPPSEQLHPRAEDLDLVSLEEVIRRLHREDAVAVRAVRPALKELARAARTVAEALQAGGRLLYIGAGTSGRLGVLDASECPPTFGASPRQVQAVIAGGRRAMTRAVEGAEDDAPAGHAAVLRLGAGPKDVVCGISASARTPFVKGALEAARARGARTVLVCCNAPGPDVAVDHLLRASTGPELVAGSTRLKAGTATKLILNALTTTAFIALGKVYRGRMVDVRTSNQKLRARAARMVVELTDLAPEAAQRLLEAAGHEVKLALAMHYTGLSAPAARKRLKQASLRALGPRTPRSQPLPSKPRPPKP